In Colletotrichum destructivum chromosome 8, complete sequence, the following proteins share a genomic window:
- a CDS encoding Putative Zinc finger, RING-type codes for MQRSLAYQDTISANLTTLSTTNSETHDGIIRGLLYIPDLSVTDPCYEQQYDIIPRNATTQATLPPSNYNLIALAPWFNATCTRAYLASARLDPIRAFIFYRPNNSTREPQGADSPIWDLEDGDAWRSQNRFPIFAIPGAEGNKMMRQLSLYSGNISQIPFGDQIEQRYEPHDDDFVRIWTELTVKDRDSVPAMWTWILTVVGVVLFIIACLSLTMHLVQRRRRISLRRRVLSGEVDLEAMGIKRVTVPVNHVKGFPLFTYSFQPEMASTPSTTRPPKSLRSPRSMRADQRTISESTTARSRARRASMNSSTSTVATNYQPQCHICLENYLDRESIIRELPCGHIFHPECIDEFLGLNSSLCPICKRNMLPRNYCPKITNGMVRRERAIRRLRERVVLDESDDEEAEVTSKHWGKRLFGTDKAAPPRAETPMTPVLPAKSPKTGQESANARTPSDLEAAPLSQTLEPTQEEQEDSDRPLSHSECREISQQQPKPPRPAAVAQHSHRNKRRKTGGLRLHVPSSDDSKQANQRPEGRKSPSALARARMRALAGTPFDDDPEGRSPACKYETGGGPTSLLTKSTGKRYVVKVFPGFS; via the coding sequence ATGCAGAGGTCCCTCGCTTACCAGGACACCATCTCGGCAAACCTTACAACACTGAGCACCACCAACTCAGAGACGCATGATGGAATCATCCGAGGTCTACTCTACATACCGGACCTCAGCGTCACCGACCCATGTTACGAACAGCAGTACGACATCATTCCTCGAAATGCCACCACCCAGGCGACCCTGCCTCCTTCCAACTACAATCTCATTGCCCTTGCGCCATGGTTCAATGCCACTTGCACAAGGGCATACCTGGCGTCGGCTCGTCTCGATCCCATCCGTGCCTTCATCTTCTACCGCCCCAATAACTCGACGAGGGAACCTCAAGGCGCCGACTCGCCGATATGGGATCTCGAAGATGGCGATGCTTGGCGCTCCCAAAATCGCTTCCCCATATTCGCCATCCCCGGTGCTGAAGGCAACAAAATGATGCGCCAACTCAGCCTTTATTCCGGCAACATCTCCCAAATCCCTTTCGGCGACCAAATAGAGCAAAGATACGAGCCccatgacgacgactttGTTCGCATATGGACCGAATTGACGGTGAAGGACCGTGACAGTGTCCCCGCCATGTGGACCTGGATTCTCAcggtcgtcggcgttgtGTTGTTCATCATCGCCTGTCTGTCACTCACAATGCACCTAGTACAGCGGAGACGGAGAATATCATTACGTCGGAGGGTGTTGAGCGGAGAGGTCGACTTGGAAGCGATGGGCATCAAGCGCGTCACAGTGCCGGTCAACCATGTGAAGGGCTTCCCGCTGTTCACATACAGTTTTCAACCAGAGATGGCCAGCACACCTTCCACAACGAGGCCCCCGAAATCCCTCAGGTCACCCCGGAGCATGCGGGCCGATCAACGTACCATATCTGAATCCACCACAGCCAGGTCGAGAGCGAGGAGAGCCAGCATGAACAGCTCGACAAGCACCGTCGCCACGAACTATCAGCCGCAATGCCACATTTGCTTGGAAAATTACCTGGATCGAGAATCCATTATTCGGGAGCTGCCTTGCGGGCACATCTTCCACCCTGAATGCATCGACGAATTCCTGGGCCTGAACAGCTCACTATGCCCAATTTGCAAGAGGAATATGTTGCCGCGCAATTACTGTCCGAAGATTACTAACGGCATGGTACGTCGCGAGCGGGCGATCCGGCGTTTGAGGGAGAGGGTGGTGTTGGACGAGtcagacgacgaggaagcggaGGTGACAAGCAAACATTGGGGGAAGCGGCTATTCGGCACGGACAAAGCGGCACCCCCCCGGGCAGAAacgccgatgacgcccgTGTTACCCGCCAAGTCTCCAAAAACAGGTCAAGAGTCGGCGAATGCTAGAACCCCTTCCGACCTGGAGGCTGCTCCCTTGTCACAAACCCTCGAACCAACTCAAGAGGAGCAAGAGGATTCGGATCGACCCTTAAGTCATTCCGAATGTCGAGAAATATCGCAGCAACAACCTAAgccacctcggccagccGCGGTAGCTCAGCACTCTCACCGAAACAAGCGGCGTAAAACAGGGGGCTTGCGACTACATGTTCCCTCATCGGACGACTCCAAGCAAGCTAATCAACGGCCAGAAGGGCGCAAGAGCCCGTCGGCTTTGGCACGGGCGCGGATGAGAGCGCTCGCAGGCACGCCTTTTGATGATGATCCCGAAGGCCGCTCACCTGCATGTAAGTATGAGACTGGTGGTGGCCCTACATCTTTACTAACCAAGTCTACAGGGAAACGTTACGTTGTCAAAGTCTTCCCAGGCTTCTCGTGA